One Streptomyces sp. RPA4-2 genomic window carries:
- a CDS encoding FadR/GntR family transcriptional regulator, which yields MAVTDEAIEKIKGMIVSGTLRPGDRLPKESELAADLGLSRNSLREAVRALSLIRILDVRQGDGTYVTSLDPQLLLEALSFVVDFHRDDTVLEFLAVRRILEPAATAMAASRISEQQLDALTSQLDALGTAPSVEELVACDLEFHRGIVQTSGNSVLCSLLDGLSGPTTRARVWRGLTQEDAVSRTLHEHRAILTALRDRDAEAARSWATVHIASVEQWLRSTL from the coding sequence ATGGCAGTCACCGACGAGGCGATCGAGAAGATCAAGGGCATGATCGTCTCCGGCACACTGCGCCCCGGCGACCGGCTTCCCAAGGAGAGCGAGCTCGCCGCGGATCTCGGGCTCTCCCGCAACTCCCTGCGGGAGGCGGTGCGGGCACTCTCCCTGATCCGCATCCTGGACGTGCGCCAGGGCGACGGCACGTACGTGACCAGCCTGGATCCCCAGCTCCTCCTGGAGGCGCTGAGTTTCGTCGTCGACTTCCACCGTGACGACACGGTGCTGGAATTCCTCGCGGTGCGCCGCATCCTGGAGCCCGCGGCGACCGCGATGGCCGCCTCCAGGATCAGCGAGCAGCAGCTGGACGCGCTGACCTCCCAACTGGACGCGCTCGGCACCGCGCCCTCGGTGGAGGAACTCGTCGCCTGCGACCTGGAGTTCCACCGGGGAATCGTGCAGACCTCCGGGAACTCGGTCCTGTGCTCCCTGCTGGACGGCCTCTCCGGCCCCACCACCCGGGCGCGGGTCTGGCGCGGTCTGACCCAGGAGGACGCGGTCAGCCGCACCCTCCACGAGCACCGGGCCATCCTGACCGCGCTGCGCGACCGTGATGCGGAGGCGGCCCGCTCCTGGGCGACGGTGCACATCGCGAGCGTGGAGCAGTGGCTGCGCAGCACGCTCTGA
- a CDS encoding glycerol-3-phosphate dehydrogenase/oxidase has product MTSQSTLQSVPALGTHPASGSNPSRAETREQLSKATYDLLVIGGGILGISTAWHAAQSGLRVALVDAGDFAGATSSASSKLLHGGLRYLQTGAVKLVAENHFERRAVSRQVAPHLANPLTFYLPVYKGGPHGAAKLGAGVFAYSALSAFGDGVGHLLSPSKAAQDVPELRTDNLKAVAVYGDDQMNDSRMALMTVRAAVESGAVVLNHAEVTGLRFTRGRVTGAELKDRTDGAEFGVDARLVLNATGPWVDHLRRMEDANAAPSIRLSKGAHLVLKRTSPWKAALATPIDKYRITFALPWEDMLLLGTTDEEYEGDPGEVAVNEKDIAQILDEAAFSIRDQQLSRDLITYSFAGLRVLPGGPGDTSKAKRETVVTEGRGGMLSVAGGKWTTFRHIGRTVMKKLESLPGHPLGEDFEPISALPKKLPLPGVANPRAVAHRLLVDGPAPGPRMGADTARHLATHYGSLAFDIARLANEDAALGERVHPDAPEIWAQVVWARDHEWAETTDDVLRRRTTLTIRGLATDEVRAKVQDVLDKK; this is encoded by the coding sequence ATGACCAGCCAGTCCACCCTGCAGTCCGTGCCTGCCCTCGGTACGCACCCGGCCTCCGGCTCGAACCCGAGCCGCGCCGAGACCCGGGAGCAACTCTCCAAGGCGACGTACGACCTTCTCGTGATCGGCGGCGGCATCCTGGGCATCTCCACCGCCTGGCACGCCGCGCAGTCCGGTCTGCGGGTGGCCCTGGTCGACGCCGGTGACTTCGCCGGCGCCACCTCCTCCGCCTCCTCCAAGCTTCTCCACGGCGGTCTGCGCTACCTGCAGACCGGCGCGGTGAAGCTGGTGGCGGAGAACCACTTCGAGCGCCGTGCGGTCTCCCGCCAGGTGGCCCCCCACCTGGCGAACCCGCTCACGTTCTACCTCCCCGTGTACAAGGGCGGGCCGCACGGCGCGGCGAAGCTCGGAGCCGGTGTGTTCGCGTACTCGGCGCTCTCCGCGTTCGGTGACGGCGTGGGGCACCTGCTCAGCCCCTCGAAGGCGGCGCAGGACGTGCCGGAACTGCGCACCGACAACCTGAAGGCCGTCGCGGTGTACGGCGACGACCAGATGAACGACTCCCGGATGGCCCTGATGACCGTCCGCGCGGCCGTCGAGTCGGGTGCGGTGGTCCTCAACCACGCCGAGGTGACCGGTCTGCGCTTCACCCGGGGCCGGGTCACGGGAGCGGAGCTGAAGGACCGCACGGACGGTGCCGAGTTCGGCGTCGACGCGCGCCTCGTCCTCAACGCCACCGGCCCCTGGGTCGACCACCTGCGCCGGATGGAGGACGCGAACGCCGCGCCGTCCATCCGCCTGTCCAAGGGCGCGCACCTGGTCCTCAAGCGCACCTCCCCCTGGAAGGCCGCGCTCGCGACCCCGATCGACAAGTACCGCATCACCTTCGCCCTCCCCTGGGAGGACATGCTGCTGCTCGGCACCACCGACGAGGAGTACGAGGGGGACCCGGGCGAGGTCGCGGTCAACGAGAAGGACATAGCCCAGATCCTCGACGAGGCCGCGTTCTCCATCCGCGACCAGCAGCTCTCCCGCGATCTGATCACGTACTCCTTCGCCGGTCTGCGGGTGCTGCCCGGCGGTCCCGGCGACACCTCGAAGGCGAAGCGCGAGACGGTCGTCACCGAAGGCCGTGGCGGCATGCTCTCGGTCGCGGGCGGCAAGTGGACCACGTTCCGGCACATCGGCCGTACGGTCATGAAGAAGCTGGAGTCGCTGCCCGGCCACCCGCTGGGCGAGGACTTCGAGCCGATCTCCGCGCTGCCGAAGAAGCTGCCGCTGCCCGGTGTCGCCAACCCGCGCGCGGTCGCCCACCGGCTGCTCGTCGACGGCCCGGCACCCGGCCCGCGGATGGGCGCCGACACCGCCAGGCACCTCGCGACGCACTACGGCTCGCTGGCCTTCGACATCGCGCGCCTGGCGAACGAGGACGCGGCACTCGGCGAGCGCGTCCACCCGGACGCCCCCGAGATCTGGGCGCAGGTCGTGTGGGCCCGGGACCACGAGTGGGCCGAGACGACGGACGACGTGCTGCGCCGCCGTACGACGCTGACGATCCGCGGTCTGGCCACGGACGAGGTGCGCGCCAAGGTGCAGGACGTGCTCGACAAGAAGTAG
- the mshC gene encoding cysteine--1-D-myo-inosityl 2-amino-2-deoxy-alpha-D-glucopyranoside ligase: protein MHAWPASEVPALPGEGRDLRIHDTATGGLVTLDPGPVARIYVCGITPYDATHMGHAATYNAFDLVQRVWLDTKRQVHYVQNVTDVDDPLLERAERDGVDWVGLAEQETALFREDMTALRMLPPRHYIGAVEAIPGIVPLVERLRDAGAAYELEGDVYFSVESDPHFGNVSGLDAAAMRLLSAERGGDPDRPGKKNPLDPMLWMTAREGEPSWDGGSLGRGRPGWHIECVAIALDHLGMGFDVQGGGSDLAFPHHEMGASHAQVLTGEFPMAKAYVHAGMVGLHGEKMSKSKGNLVFVSGLRRDGVDPAAIRLALLAHHYRTDWEWTDTVLVDAVARLQNWRAAVSRPDGPSAEAVVEEIRDALANDLDAPAALAAVDRWAALQHERGGTDEGAPGVVSRAVDALLGVAL, encoded by the coding sequence ATGCATGCCTGGCCCGCTTCTGAGGTCCCCGCCCTGCCCGGCGAGGGCCGCGACCTCCGGATCCACGACACCGCGACCGGCGGTCTTGTCACCCTCGACCCCGGTCCCGTCGCCCGTATCTACGTCTGCGGCATCACGCCGTACGACGCGACCCACATGGGTCACGCGGCGACCTACAACGCGTTCGACCTCGTTCAGCGCGTGTGGCTCGACACCAAGCGGCAGGTTCACTACGTCCAGAACGTGACCGACGTCGACGACCCGCTCCTGGAGCGGGCGGAGCGCGACGGCGTCGACTGGGTGGGACTCGCCGAGCAGGAGACCGCCCTCTTCCGCGAGGACATGACCGCCCTGCGGATGCTTCCGCCGCGGCACTACATAGGCGCCGTCGAGGCCATACCCGGCATCGTGCCGCTCGTCGAGCGACTGCGGGACGCCGGGGCCGCGTACGAGCTCGAAGGGGACGTGTACTTCTCCGTCGAGTCCGACCCCCACTTCGGCAACGTGTCCGGCCTGGACGCCGCCGCGATGCGTCTGCTGTCCGCCGAGCGGGGCGGCGACCCGGACCGTCCGGGCAAGAAGAACCCGCTCGACCCGATGCTCTGGATGACCGCGAGGGAGGGTGAGCCCAGCTGGGACGGGGGCTCGCTCGGCCGCGGCAGGCCCGGCTGGCACATCGAGTGCGTGGCCATCGCCCTGGATCACCTGGGGATGGGCTTCGACGTCCAGGGCGGCGGCTCCGACCTCGCCTTCCCGCACCACGAGATGGGCGCCTCGCACGCCCAGGTGCTCACCGGCGAGTTCCCGATGGCCAAGGCGTACGTCCACGCCGGCATGGTCGGACTGCACGGCGAGAAGATGTCGAAGTCGAAGGGCAATCTCGTCTTCGTGTCCGGCCTCCGGCGCGACGGGGTCGACCCGGCCGCCATCCGGCTCGCGCTCCTCGCCCACCACTACCGCACCGACTGGGAGTGGACGGACACCGTCCTCGTGGACGCGGTCGCCCGCCTGCAGAACTGGCGCGCCGCCGTGTCCCGGCCCGACGGCCCGTCCGCCGAGGCGGTCGTCGAGGAGATCCGCGACGCCCTGGCGAACGACCTGGACGCGCCGGCCGCGCTCGCCGCGGTCGACCGCTGGGCGGCGCTCCAGCACGAGCGGGGCGGCACGGACGAGGGCGCCCCCGGTGTGGTCTCGCGCGCCGTGGACGCCCTGCTGGGTGTCGCCCTGTAG
- a CDS encoding IclR family transcriptional regulator yields MARNIQSLERAAAMLRLLAGGERQLGLSDIASSLGLAKGTAHGILRTLQQEGFVEQDTVSGRYQLGAELLRLGTTYLDVHELRARALVWTDDLARSSGESVYLGVLHQQGVLIVHHVFRPDDSRQVLEVGAMQPLHSTALGKVLSAYDPVAHSEVLEAERNEFTARTVSALEQFEGVLDLTRARGYADDVEETWTGVASVAAPIHNRRRMPVGAVGITGAVERVCKDGELRPELIAAVRDCARAVSRDLGAGRF; encoded by the coding sequence ATGGCACGGAACATCCAGTCGCTCGAACGGGCGGCGGCGATGCTGCGCCTGCTCGCGGGCGGCGAGCGACAGCTCGGCCTGTCCGACATCGCCTCGTCGCTGGGCCTGGCCAAAGGCACGGCTCACGGCATACTGCGCACCCTTCAGCAGGAGGGCTTCGTCGAACAGGACACCGTCTCCGGGCGCTACCAGCTCGGCGCCGAACTGCTGCGCCTCGGGACCACCTATCTGGACGTGCACGAACTGCGGGCGCGGGCGCTGGTGTGGACCGACGACCTGGCCCGTTCCAGCGGGGAGAGCGTCTACCTGGGGGTCCTGCACCAACAGGGGGTGCTGATCGTGCACCACGTGTTCCGGCCCGACGACAGCCGCCAGGTGCTGGAGGTCGGGGCCATGCAGCCGCTGCACTCCACGGCGCTGGGCAAGGTCCTGTCGGCGTACGACCCGGTGGCGCACAGCGAGGTCCTGGAGGCCGAGCGCAACGAGTTCACGGCCCGGACGGTCAGTGCGCTGGAGCAGTTCGAAGGGGTTCTCGACCTGACCCGGGCGCGCGGGTACGCGGACGACGTCGAGGAGACCTGGACGGGCGTCGCCTCGGTCGCGGCCCCGATCCACAACCGGCGGCGCATGCCGGTCGGCGCGGTGGGCATCACCGGGGCCGTGGAGCGGGTCTGCAAGGACGGGGAGCTGCGCCCCGAGCTGATCGCGGCGGTGCGGGACTGCGCCCGCGCGGTGTCGCGGGACCTGGGGGCCGGGCGGTTCTGA
- a CDS encoding SCO1664 family protein, with the protein MSAPERIPPRSVTTAELLAQGELKVRGQIREASNAVLYCTVSYEGRDAYCVYKPVAGERPLWDFPDGTLAQREVAAYEVSEATGWGLVPTTVLRDGPYGEGMCQLWVEASPEDDGAGLLALVDDEEPAEGWKAIGFAEVGEGRTALLVHADDTRLRRLAVLDAVINNADRKGGHLLPTGEGRLYGIDHGVTFNADNKLRTLLWGWAGEPLTPEAVDVLTSLRDGLASGAPLATRLAELITTAEIDATRDRVEAMLASGKHPEPGGEWPAIPWPPV; encoded by the coding sequence ATGTCCGCGCCAGAACGGATACCGCCGCGGAGCGTGACCACGGCCGAGCTGCTCGCCCAGGGCGAGCTGAAGGTGCGCGGACAGATCCGTGAGGCCTCGAACGCGGTGCTGTACTGCACCGTCTCCTACGAGGGCCGCGACGCGTACTGCGTCTACAAACCGGTCGCAGGGGAGCGCCCCCTGTGGGACTTCCCGGACGGCACCCTGGCCCAGCGCGAGGTCGCCGCGTACGAGGTCTCCGAAGCGACCGGGTGGGGGCTGGTGCCCACCACCGTGCTGCGCGACGGCCCCTACGGCGAGGGCATGTGCCAGCTGTGGGTCGAGGCGTCCCCGGAGGACGACGGGGCCGGTCTGCTCGCCCTGGTGGACGACGAGGAGCCCGCGGAGGGCTGGAAGGCCATCGGCTTCGCCGAGGTGGGCGAGGGGCGCACGGCGCTGCTCGTGCACGCCGACGACACGCGGCTGCGCCGGCTCGCCGTCCTCGACGCCGTGATCAACAACGCCGACCGCAAGGGCGGCCATCTGCTGCCCACCGGTGAGGGGCGGCTGTACGGCATCGACCACGGGGTCACCTTCAACGCGGACAACAAGCTGCGCACGCTGCTGTGGGGCTGGGCCGGGGAGCCGCTGACCCCGGAGGCGGTCGACGTCCTCACCTCGCTGCGGGACGGCCTCGCGTCCGGCGCGCCGCTCGCCACCCGGCTGGCCGAACTCATCACCACCGCCGAGATCGACGCCACACGCGATCGTGTCGAGGCGATGCTCGCCTCGGGGAAACATCCGGAACCGGGCGGGGAGTGGCCGGCGATTCCCTGGCCACCGGTCTGA
- the glpK gene encoding glycerol kinase GlpK has translation MTDAHTAGPFIAAIDQGTTSSRCIVFDRDGRIVSVDQKEHEQIFPKPGWVEHDATEIWTNVQEVVAGAIEKAGITRDDIKAIGITNQRETTLLWDKNTGEPVHNAIVWQDTRTDALCRELGRNVGQDRFRRETGLPLASYFAGPKARWLLDNVEGLRERAEAGDILFGTMDTWVIWNLTGGVDGGRHVTDVTNASRTMLMNLHTLEWDEKIAESIGVPLAMLPEIRSSAEVYGEVTGGPLGELLGGIPVASALGDQQAALFGQTCFSEGEAKSTYGTGTFMLMNTGDKIINSYSGLLTTVGYRIGDQAPVYALEGSIAVTGSLVQWMRDQMGLIKSAAEIETLASSVEDNGGAYFVPAFSGLFAPYWRSDARGVIAGLTRYVTKAHIARAVLEATAWQTREITDAMTKDSGVELTALKVDGGMTSNNLLMQTLADFLDAPVVRPMVAETTCLGAAYAAGLAVGFWSNTEDLRANWRRAAEWTPNMDADIRDREYKSWLKAVERTMGWIEDEN, from the coding sequence GTGACCGACGCACACACCGCCGGCCCCTTCATCGCCGCGATCGACCAGGGCACCACCTCGTCCCGCTGCATCGTCTTCGACCGCGACGGCCGCATCGTCTCCGTCGACCAGAAGGAGCACGAGCAGATCTTCCCGAAGCCGGGCTGGGTCGAGCACGACGCCACCGAGATCTGGACCAACGTCCAGGAAGTCGTGGCCGGGGCCATCGAGAAGGCCGGCATCACCCGCGACGACATCAAGGCGATCGGCATCACCAACCAGCGTGAGACGACGCTGCTCTGGGACAAGAACACCGGCGAGCCCGTCCACAACGCCATCGTCTGGCAGGACACCCGCACCGACGCGCTCTGCAGGGAGCTCGGCCGCAACGTCGGCCAGGACCGCTTCCGCCGCGAGACCGGCCTGCCGCTCGCGTCGTACTTCGCCGGCCCCAAGGCCCGCTGGCTGCTCGACAACGTCGAGGGCCTGCGCGAGCGCGCCGAGGCCGGGGACATCCTCTTCGGCACGATGGACACCTGGGTCATCTGGAACCTGACGGGTGGTGTCGACGGCGGCCGCCACGTGACCGACGTCACCAACGCCTCCCGCACCATGCTGATGAACCTGCACACCCTGGAGTGGGACGAGAAGATCGCCGAGTCCATCGGCGTCCCGCTGGCGATGCTCCCCGAGATCCGCTCCTCCGCCGAGGTCTACGGCGAGGTCACCGGAGGCCCGCTCGGCGAGCTGCTCGGCGGCATCCCGGTCGCCTCCGCGCTCGGCGACCAGCAGGCGGCCCTGTTCGGCCAGACCTGCTTCTCCGAGGGTGAGGCCAAGTCCACCTACGGCACCGGCACGTTCATGCTGATGAACACCGGCGACAAGATCATCAACTCGTACTCGGGTCTGCTGACCACCGTCGGCTACCGCATCGGCGACCAGGCTCCGGTGTACGCCCTCGAGGGCTCCATCGCCGTCACCGGTTCGCTGGTGCAGTGGATGCGCGACCAGATGGGCCTGATCAAGTCCGCCGCCGAGATCGAGACGCTCGCGTCGTCGGTCGAGGACAACGGCGGCGCCTACTTCGTACCGGCCTTCTCCGGCCTGTTCGCCCCGTACTGGCGCTCCGACGCCCGCGGTGTGATCGCCGGCCTGACCCGGTACGTCACCAAGGCGCACATCGCGCGCGCCGTCCTGGAGGCGACCGCCTGGCAGACCCGCGAGATCACCGACGCCATGACGAAGGACTCCGGCGTCGAGCTCACGGCCCTCAAGGTCGACGGCGGCATGACCTCCAACAACCTGCTGATGCAGACCCTCGCCGACTTCCTGGACGCCCCCGTGGTGCGCCCGATGGTCGCCGAGACCACCTGCCTCGGCGCCGCCTACGCCGCCGGCCTCGCCGTCGGCTTCTGGTCCAACACCGAGGACCTGCGCGCCAACTGGCGCCGGGCCGCGGAGTGGACCCCCAACATGGACGCGGACATCCGCGACCGTGAGTACAAGAGCTGGCTCAAGGCCGTCGAGCGGACCATGGGCTGGATCGAAGACGAGAACTGA
- a CDS encoding S8 family peptidase, with product MTDQGQPAQGPGTTGPGPDGAGFTYRGAEEELIVVARPEARLRARPEGVHSAAGADVSAVNMFLSDEHLTLEPLFGSEERLRQAAAAGGDISPDLTLFHRLRGGGNRAQELRSRIAALPGIDTAYVKPGAVPASAGTAGHTAEGADGGRRVKEGAPVTPDFTSRQGYLRPAPEGIDAYWAWQRPGGTGRGVTVIDVEGAWQLGHEDLAAKLTGVVVGTPLTDLAWRNHGTAVIGVIGAERDESGITGIAPDAVTAAASFQGIGTAAAIHAAADRLSPGDLLLVELHAPGPRFDFEQRDDQRGYIAIEWWPDNFAAIRYATAKGVLVVAAAGNGADSLDDAVYERRPAEFPEWWRNPFNPSHPSSGAVLVGAGAPPPGTHGRDHGPDRSRLAFSNYGARVDAQGWGLEVTTTGGFWDRPGDLQGGAEETGWYTDTFSGTSSASPVVAGALAALQGMLRTAGREPMSPELARAVLRAGGSPQQDAPGRPSSQRIGNRPDIRAAVTRLLPEAVGSGRAERYWDELLPYPRELPPRLRLFVAGDWRSLNNPSPEIRQAVHSAFAGARPDVRVWFSDDEIVGLVVTG from the coding sequence ATGACCGACCAGGGACAGCCGGCGCAGGGCCCGGGAACGACCGGGCCAGGGCCCGACGGAGCGGGATTCACCTATCGAGGGGCGGAAGAGGAGCTGATCGTCGTCGCCCGCCCCGAGGCACGGCTGCGCGCCCGGCCCGAGGGCGTCCACTCGGCGGCGGGTGCAGACGTCTCGGCCGTCAACATGTTCCTCAGCGACGAACACCTCACGCTGGAGCCGCTGTTCGGCAGTGAGGAGCGACTACGGCAGGCCGCCGCGGCGGGCGGCGACATCAGCCCCGACCTCACGCTCTTCCACCGGCTGCGCGGCGGCGGGAACCGCGCCCAGGAACTGCGCTCACGGATCGCCGCGCTGCCCGGGATCGACACGGCGTACGTGAAGCCCGGCGCCGTCCCCGCCTCGGCCGGGACCGCCGGACACACCGCGGAGGGCGCCGACGGCGGCCGGCGGGTGAAGGAGGGCGCGCCGGTCACGCCGGACTTCACCAGCCGCCAGGGCTATCTCCGGCCGGCGCCCGAGGGCATCGACGCGTACTGGGCCTGGCAGCGGCCGGGCGGCACGGGCCGGGGCGTGACGGTGATCGACGTGGAGGGGGCCTGGCAGCTCGGCCATGAGGACCTGGCGGCGAAGCTCACCGGTGTCGTCGTCGGCACCCCGCTCACGGACCTCGCCTGGCGCAACCACGGCACCGCGGTCATCGGGGTCATCGGCGCCGAACGCGACGAGTCCGGGATCACCGGCATCGCGCCGGACGCGGTGACCGCCGCCGCGTCCTTCCAGGGCATCGGCACGGCGGCCGCGATCCATGCGGCGGCCGACCGGCTGAGTCCCGGTGATCTCCTACTGGTCGAACTGCACGCGCCCGGCCCGCGGTTCGACTTCGAACAACGCGACGACCAGCGGGGATACATCGCGATCGAGTGGTGGCCCGACAACTTCGCGGCCATCCGGTACGCGACCGCCAAGGGCGTCCTCGTGGTCGCGGCGGCGGGCAACGGCGCCGACTCGCTCGACGACGCGGTGTACGAGCGCCGTCCCGCCGAGTTCCCCGAGTGGTGGCGCAACCCCTTCAACCCCTCCCACCCGTCCTCCGGCGCGGTGCTGGTCGGCGCGGGGGCGCCGCCGCCGGGCACGCACGGCCGCGACCACGGCCCGGACCGCTCGCGTCTGGCGTTCTCCAACTACGGCGCACGGGTGGACGCGCAGGGCTGGGGGCTCGAGGTCACGACCACCGGCGGATTCTGGGACCGGCCCGGCGATCTGCAGGGCGGCGCCGAGGAGACCGGCTGGTACACGGACACGTTCTCGGGGACCTCCTCCGCCTCCCCGGTGGTGGCCGGGGCGCTGGCCGCGCTGCAGGGCATGCTCAGGACGGCCGGGCGGGAGCCGATGTCACCGGAGCTCGCCCGCGCGGTGCTCCGGGCCGGCGGCTCCCCCCAGCAGGACGCGCCGGGCCGGCCCTCCTCCCAGCGGATCGGCAACCGGCCGGACATCAGGGCGGCGGTCACCCGACTGCTGCCGGAGGCGGTCGGCTCGGGCCGGGCCGAACGGTACTGGGACGAGCTGCTGCCGTACCCGCGCGAACTCCCGCCCCGGCTCCGGCTGTTCGTGGCCGGTGACTGGCGCAGCCTGAACAACCCGTCCCCCGAGATCCGCCAGGCGGTGCACTCCGCCTTCGCGGGCGCACGGCCCGACGTACGTGTCTGGTTCTCGGACGACGAGATCGTCGGCCTGGTGGTCACGGGCTGA
- a CDS encoding PAC2 family protein — translation MIELEGVPELIDPVMVAAFEGWNDAGDAASTAVAHLDREWKGEVFAALDAEDYYDFQVNRPTVWLDGGVRKITWPTTRLSVVRVGGEKPRDLVLVRGIEPSMRWRSFCNELLGFAHELGVELVVILGALLGDTPHTRPVPVSGVTSDSDLARTMDLEETKYEGPTGIVGILQEACTHAGVPAVSLWAAVPHYVSQPPNPKATLALLNRLEDLIDLRIPLGELPEDARAWQLGVDQLAAEDSEVAEYVQTLEEARDTAELPEASGEAIAREFERYLRRRDGGGPAGPAPGGHATADGSDSASYLRDNPGARPKPPKPPKPDTETETDSGTGSSSSSSGAEDEDSSED, via the coding sequence GTGATCGAGCTGGAGGGGGTTCCCGAGCTGATCGACCCAGTCATGGTGGCCGCGTTCGAAGGCTGGAACGATGCCGGCGACGCCGCCTCCACCGCGGTCGCGCACCTGGACAGGGAGTGGAAGGGCGAGGTCTTCGCGGCACTCGACGCCGAGGACTACTACGACTTCCAGGTGAACCGCCCCACGGTGTGGCTGGACGGCGGCGTGCGCAAGATCACCTGGCCGACCACGCGTCTGTCGGTGGTCCGGGTCGGCGGCGAGAAGCCGCGCGACCTCGTGCTGGTGAGGGGCATCGAACCGTCGATGCGGTGGCGCTCGTTCTGCAACGAGCTGCTCGGCTTCGCGCACGAGCTGGGTGTGGAGCTGGTGGTGATCCTGGGCGCGCTGCTCGGCGACACCCCGCACACCCGTCCGGTGCCGGTCAGCGGGGTCACCTCCGATTCCGACCTGGCCCGCACGATGGACCTGGAGGAGACCAAGTACGAGGGCCCCACCGGCATCGTCGGCATCCTCCAGGAGGCGTGCACGCACGCGGGTGTACCGGCGGTGTCGCTGTGGGCGGCCGTACCGCACTACGTCTCGCAGCCGCCGAACCCGAAGGCGACGCTCGCCCTCCTCAACCGCCTGGAGGACCTCATCGACCTGCGGATTCCGCTGGGCGAGCTGCCCGAGGACGCGCGGGCCTGGCAGCTGGGTGTCGACCAGCTGGCCGCCGAGGACAGCGAGGTCGCCGAGTACGTGCAGACACTGGAGGAGGCGCGGGACACCGCCGAGCTGCCGGAGGCGTCGGGCGAGGCCATCGCTCGCGAGTTCGAGCGGTATCTGCGGCGGCGGGACGGCGGGGGTCCGGCGGGCCCGGCTCCCGGCGGTCACGCCACGGCCGACGGCAGCGACAGCGCGTCCTATCTGCGGGACAACCCGGGCGCGCGCCCGAAGCCGCCCAAGCCCCCGAAGCCGGACACCGAGACCGAGACCGACAGCGGCACCGGCAGCAGCAGCAGCAGTAGCGGCGCCGAGGACGAGGACTCGTCGGAGGACTGA
- a CDS encoding MIP/aquaporin family protein, with the protein MSSSDIFIGETIGTAILILLGGGVCAAVTLKASKARNAGWLAIAFGWGFAVLTAVYTSAPLSGAHLNPAVTLALTIKDGGWNNLPVYWGGQLLGAMIGATLVWVVYYGQFRAHLTDPEIVGAAEEPAAKAVEAEEPAAGPVLGIFSTGPEIRNAVQNLATEIIGTVVLVLAVLTQGLNDKGNGLGPLGALITALVVVSIGLSLGGPTGYAINPARDLGPRIVHALLPLPNKGGSDWSYAWVPVVGPLIGGAIAAGLYNVAFA; encoded by the coding sequence GTGTCCAGCTCCGACATCTTCATCGGCGAGACCATAGGTACCGCCATACTCATCCTGCTCGGTGGTGGCGTCTGCGCCGCCGTCACGCTGAAGGCCTCGAAGGCCCGTAACGCCGGCTGGCTCGCCATCGCCTTCGGGTGGGGTTTCGCGGTCCTCACGGCCGTCTACACCTCCGCGCCGCTGTCCGGCGCGCACCTGAACCCGGCCGTGACGCTGGCGCTCACCATCAAGGACGGCGGCTGGAACAACCTGCCGGTGTACTGGGGCGGCCAGTTGCTCGGCGCCATGATCGGTGCCACGCTGGTCTGGGTCGTGTACTACGGGCAGTTCCGGGCGCACCTGACCGACCCCGAGATCGTCGGCGCGGCCGAGGAGCCGGCCGCCAAGGCCGTCGAGGCCGAGGAGCCGGCCGCCGGCCCGGTGCTCGGCATCTTCTCCACCGGCCCCGAGATCCGCAACGCGGTGCAGAACCTCGCCACGGAGATCATCGGCACCGTGGTTCTGGTGCTCGCGGTCCTCACCCAGGGTCTGAACGACAAGGGCAACGGCCTCGGCCCCCTCGGCGCCCTGATCACCGCCCTCGTGGTCGTGTCGATCGGTCTCTCCCTCGGTGGCCCCACCGGCTACGCGATCAACCCGGCCCGTGACCTCGGTCCGCGCATCGTGCATGCCCTGCTCCCCCTGCCGAACAAGGGTGGTTCCGACTGGAGCTACGCCTGGGTCCCGGTCGTCGGTCCGCTGATCGGCGGCGCGATCGCCGCAGGCCTCTACAACGTCGCCTTCGCTTAG